The Castanea sativa cultivar Marrone di Chiusa Pesio chromosome 11, ASM4071231v1 genome contains a region encoding:
- the LOC142615922 gene encoding uncharacterized protein LOC142615922 — MDQMEKAMEEMKDSMKRTHHMDDLIHRIDSPFTAFITSHLFPSKFKMPTLYSYDGTRDPCDHIATFKTTIHFQGIPDEIVCRVFSTTLKGSARVWFDKLPPNTIASFQELSKLFINNFIGGQQYIQSSSSLLNIEQADNESLQTFISNFNKEALLVDEMDDNILLAAFYNGSFMTAEDMIIAKKKKKIEWVETGYVHHPEQGPRPKKAKTGDKRDRDGKMAGSSSRRYSNYMPLNTSLDQVLVQVKDNSSLKWPNKMKGDPNKWNRSKYSHFH, encoded by the exons atggaccaaatggaaaaggccatggaagagatGAAAGATTCCATGAAAAGAACTCATCATATGGATGATCTCATCCATAGGATAGATTCTCCTTTTACAGCATTTATTACCAGTCACCTTTTTCCCTCAAAATTCAAGATGCCAACTCTTTATTCTTATGATGGGACGAGAGATCCTTGTGATCACATTGCTACATTTAAGACAACCATTCACTTTCAAGGTATCCCAGATGAGATCGTGTGTAGGGTCTTCTCTACCACTTTGAAGGGGTCAGCCAGGGTTTGGTTTGACAAATTGCCACCAAATACTATAGCTTCATTTCAAGAGTTGAGCAAATTATTCATCAACAACTTCATCGGAGGTCAACAATACATACAATCCTCATCTAGCCTATTGAACATAGAGCAAGCAGATAATGAAAGCCTACAGACTTTCATCAGTAATTTTAACAAGGAGGCTCTGCTGGtagacgagatggatgacaataTCCTTTTGGCAGCCTTCTATAATGGG AGTTTCATGACTGCGGAGGACATGATCattgcaaaaaagaagaagaagattgaatGGGTAGAAACTGGGTATGTACATCACCCAGAACAAGgccctcgtccaaagaaggctaaGACGGGAGATAAAAGAGACCGAGATGGTAAAATGGCGGGTTCATCCTCAAGGAGATATTCTAATTATATGCCTTTAAACACTTCACTTGATCAGGTGTTAGTGCAAGTTAAGGACAACTCATCCTTAaagtggccaaataagatgaagggagatcccaacaagtGGAATAGGAGCAAATACTCTCATTTTCATTGA
- the LOC142615855 gene encoding signal recognition particle subunit SRP54 2-like, whose protein sequence is MVLAELGTSISRALQQMSNATIIDEKVLNECLNEITRALLQSDVQFKLVRDMQTNIKKIVNLDDLAAGHNKRKIIQQAIFNELCKMLDPGKPSFTPKKAKPSVVMFVGLQGSGKTTTCTKYAYYHQKKGWRPSLVCADTFRAGAFDQLKQNATKAKIPFYGSYTESDPVKIAVEGVERFKKENCDLIIVDTSGRHKQEAALFEEMRQVAEATKPDLVIFVMDSSIGQAAFDQAQAFKQSVSVGAVIVTKMDGHAKGGGALSAVAATKSPVIFIGTGEHMDEFEVFDVKPFVSRLLGMGDWSGFMDKIQEVVPMDQQPELLQKLSEGNFTLRIMYEQFQNIMKMGPISQVFSMLPGFSAELMPKGREKESSAKIKRYMTMMDSMTNEELDNTNPKLMNESRMMRIARGCGRQLTEVMEMMEEYKRLAKIWSKMKGLKIPKKGDMSALSRNMNAQNMSKVLPPQMLKQIGGMGGLQNLMKQMGSTKDMMGMFGGGDK, encoded by the exons ATGGTGTTAGCAGAGTTAGGTACGAGCATATCGCGTGCTCTTCAGCAGATGAGCAATGCGACCATAATCGACGAGAAGGTCCTCAACGAATGCCTCAACGAGATCACTCGCGCTCTCTTGCAATCCGATGTGCAATTCAAGCTCGTCCGTGACATGCAGACCAATATCAAGAAGATTGTCAATCTTGACGACCTCGCCGCCGGCCACAACAAGCGCAAAATCATCCAACAA GCTATATTTAACGAACTCTGCAAAATGCTGGATCCTGGGAAGCCTTCTTTTACTCCAAAGAAAGCGAAACCAAGTGTTGTTATGTTTGTAGGTTTACAAG GATCAGGAAAAACCACAACATGTACAAAATATGCATATTATCATCAGAAAAAGGGCTGGAGGCCTTCTCTCGTGTGTGCAGATACATTCAGAGCTGGTGCTTTTGATCAGCTGAAGCAAAATGCCACTAAAGCTAAGATTCCATTTTATGGAAG CTATACAGAATCAGATCCTGTTAAAATTGCAGTGGAAGGTGTAGAAagattcaaaaaagaaaactgtGATCTGATCATTGTTGACACCAGTGGGCGTCACAAACAAGAAGCTGCTCTTTTTGAAGAAATGCGTCAAGTTGCTGAAGCAACG AAACCAGATCTTGTCATATTTGTTATGGATAGCAGTATTGGTCAGGCTGCATTTGATCAAGCTCAAGCTTTCAAGCAAAGTGTTTCAGTTGGAGCTGTAATTGTTACGAAAATGGACGGGCATGCAAAGGGAGGTGGTGCCCTTAGTGC TGTTGCAGCAACAAAGAGTCCTGTTATATTTATTGGAACTGGGGAGCATATGGATGAGtttgaagtttttgatgttAAACCATTTGTCAGCCGTCTTTTAG GCATGGGTGACTGGTCTGGATTTATGGACAAAATTCAAGAAGTTGTTCCTATGGATCAGCAGCCTGAACTTCTGCAAAAGCTTTCAGAAGGGAACTTTACATTAAGGATTATGTATGAGCAATTTCAGAATATAATGAAAATGGGTCCAATTAGCCAG GTTTTCTCAATGCTTCCAGGATTTAGTGCTGAGTTAATGCCAAAAGGTCGTGAAAAGGAAAGTTCAGCAAAGATCAAGCGGTACATGACCATGATGGACTCCATGACAAATGAAG AGTTGGATAATACAAATCCAAAGCTCATGAATGAATCTCGTATGATGCGGATAGCCCGAGGTTGTGGTCGTCAACTTACAGAAGTAATGGAGATGATGGAAGAGTACAAGCGCCTTGCCAAGATATGGAGCAAAATGAAAGGGCTTAAGATTCCTAAGAAGGGTGACATGAGTGCCCTATCACGTAACATGAATGCACAGAACATGAGCAAAGTCCTCCCCCCACAAATGCTGAAGCAGATTGGTGGCATGGGTGGCTTACAAAACTTGATGAAGCAAATGGGATCTACAAAAGACATGATGGGGATGTTCGGAGGTGGAGACAAGTAG